A portion of the Calliphora vicina chromosome 5, idCalVici1.1, whole genome shotgun sequence genome contains these proteins:
- the LOC135962321 gene encoding uncharacterized protein LOC135962321 — protein sequence MVKTFSITCVFILMSLVYRCMAGPIEVEKSSDDDLSTSETFGYGYYQPGVYSAPMVATRVPLASTAAIAAPLATSTKTLNSASNGYARSGYGYGSGYKYGSGYDYGKRWGYGGGNAVNEFYRRHPVYVAWG from the exons ATGGTAAAAACG TTTTCGATCACATGTGTTTTCATCTTAATGAGTCTGGTGTATCGGTGTATGGCAGGACCTATAGAAGTG GAAAAATCTTCAGATGATGATTTAAGCACCTCGGAAACTTTTGGTTATGGCTATTATCAACCTGGTGTATATTCTGCTCCCATGGTGGCCACTAGAGTACCCTTAGCCTCGACTGCAGCTATAGCTGCACCTTTGGCCACCTCCACTAAAACTCTCAATTCAGCTTCTAATGGTTATGCCCGTTCCGGTTATGGTTATGGCAGTGGCTATAAATATGGCAGTGGTTATGACTATGGTAAGCGTTGGGGTTATGGCGGTGGTAATGCTGTCAATGAATTTTATCGTCGTCATCCCGTCTATGTTGCCTGGGGCTAA
- the LOC135960897 gene encoding uncharacterized protein LOC135960897, protein MKTIILVSLCLCLMATAITADKSHKHQGKLLKSGHEEHKKKHTEVQPLNKDEAELKTHNPTNEQVVAKPAGSGRKHRNNHHGKNKKAANAETHTGRSRKLQTKPHKQNGQKSHNKNHGRKHGRGKQEQQI, encoded by the exons ATGAAAACA ATAATCCTAGTATCGCTATGCCTGTGCCTTATGGCCACGGCCATAACCGCTGACAAATCCCATAAACATCAAGGCAAACTCTTGAAAAGTGGCCATGAGGAACACAAAAAAAAGCATACCGAGGTACAGCCTCTAAACAAGGACGAAGCTGAACTTAAAACCCATAATCCCACAAATGAACAAGTCGTTGCCAAACCTGCCGGCTCTGGACGTAAACATCGCAACAATCATCATGGCAAAAATAAAAAGGCTGCCAATGCTGAGACTCATACCGGTCGCTCCCGCAAATTACAAACGAAACCCCACAAACAGAATGGTCAAAAATCCCACAATAAAAATCATGGCCGTAAACATGGGCGTGGCAAGCAGGAACAACAGATTTAG